Proteins from one Enoplosus armatus isolate fEnoArm2 chromosome 4, fEnoArm2.hap1, whole genome shotgun sequence genomic window:
- the ido1 gene encoding indoleamine 2,3-dioxygenase 1 — MAAAESDPKSLFSLDSYHVSEELGFILPDPLEELPPYYQPWMDIALRVPELVHSHELRFYINKMPLLSSQFLQKHRELRLAHLALSVMTMGYVWQEGENNTVEMLPRNLAVPYWEVSQRLGLPPILTHADAVLANWRKKDPEGPFDMENLELLVSLPGGDSVRGFFMVTLLVELAAVPALRNIPTVINGARCGDTEAVARALEDISQSLQDMIDALRLMQEYVEPSVFYGIMRIYLSGWKDNPSMPKGLVYEGVQTEPMEYSGGSAAQSSLLHCFDELLGVKHEAKSGSFLTRMRDYLPPAHKQLIQDISLEPSLKSFVQQQASERLNQAFQHCVTKLLAFRSYHISVVSRFITVPAARARQLRNKGQDSEGETISRAPTALEKRGTGGSGIMTFLKTVRDQTKDAFLPETSKEMKHS, encoded by the exons atggctgctgctgaatcCGACCCCAaatctctgttctctctggactCCTATCATGTCTCTGAGGAGCTCGGCTTCATCCTCCCTGATCCTCTG GAAGAGCTTCCACCTTACTACCAGCCATGGATGGATATTGCCCTGCGAGTCCCAGAGCTTGTGCACTCTCACGAGTTGCGCTTCTATATTAACAAG ATGCCGCTGCTGAGCAGCCAGTTTCTGCAAAAACACCGGGAGTTACGGCTGGCCCACCTGGCCCTCAGCGTGATGACCATGGGCTACGTCTggcaggagggagagaacaaCACAGTTGAG ATGCTGCCACGCAACCTGGCCGTCCCATACTGGGAGGTGTCACAGCGCTTAGGACTTCCTCCAATTCTCACCCATGCAGATGCAGTACTGGCTAACTGGAGGAAGAAGGATCCAGAGGG GCCTTTTGACATGGA GAACCTGGAGCTGCTGGTCAGCCTCCCAGGTGGAGACAGTGTCCGGGGTTTCTTTATGGTTACTctgctggtggagctggcaGCAGTCCCTGCACTGAGG AATATTCCCACTGTGATCAATGGTGCCAGATGTGGTGACACTGAGGCTGTGGCTAGAGCCCTGGAGGACATCAGCCAGTCATTACAGGACATGATAGATGCACTCAGACTGATGCAGG AGTATGTGGAGCCTTCGGTCTTCTATGGCATTATGAGGATCTACCTGTCTGG GTGGAAAGACAACCCCTCGATGCCAAAGGGGCTGGTTTATGAAGGGGTCCAGACAGAACCAATGGAGTACTCGGGTGGGAGCGCTGCACAGAGCAGCCTGCTGCACTGCTTTGACGAACTTCTGGGAGTCAAACATGAAGCAAAAAGTG GTTCCTTTCTAACCCGCATGAGGGACTACCTGCCACCTGCTCACAAGCAACTGATCCAGGATATCTCGTTGGAGCCCTCCCTAAAGAGTTTTGTCCAGCAGCAGGCCAGCGAGCGGCTAAACCAGGCCTTTCAGCACTGTGTCACAAAACTGTTGGCTTTCCGCAGCTATCACATCAGTGTCGTCAGCCGCTTCATCACTGTACCTGCTGCACGAGCCCGACAACTTCGCAACAAGGGCCAGGACTCAGAGGGGGAGACGATCAGCAGAGCACCCACGGCATTAGAGAAGAGAGGCACCGGTGGCTCTGGCATCATGACCTTCCTGAAGACTGTGAGGGATCAAACAAAAGACGCCTTCCTGCCTGAGACAAGCAAAGAAATGAAGCACAGCTGA